The following coding sequences are from one Magnetovibrio sp. PR-2 window:
- a CDS encoding AEC family transporter yields MLGVINALAPVFVLILIGYGLKRGQWVEDAFWAPAERITYRVFFPALLIASGARADLSGGAAWDMGLALFLATLGTAAVALVLKPVLKLEPASFTSFFQGTIRPNTYVGVVAAFLFWGEEGLGLISIGILAVVPLVNVLSVLVLVVWGEGHEGQRTLGKAVNEVIRNPLILACLTGLAINLSGFSLPPVIEPLLDILGRAALPIALMAVGAGLNFPHLKTNAKIAGLSSSLKILILPAIAWTLGTQFALPDQAFQVVILYATMPVSASAYVLSRELGGDNPLMAGIITASTLAAMVTMPVWITLAR; encoded by the coding sequence ATGCTCGGCGTGATCAATGCCCTGGCCCCGGTGTTTGTGCTGATCTTGATCGGCTATGGGCTCAAGCGCGGCCAGTGGGTGGAGGACGCCTTTTGGGCCCCGGCGGAACGCATCACCTATCGTGTCTTTTTCCCCGCGCTGCTGATCGCCAGCGGGGCGCGCGCGGATTTATCGGGTGGGGCCGCGTGGGACATGGGGCTAGCGTTGTTTTTGGCGACGTTGGGCACGGCGGCGGTGGCGCTTGTCTTAAAACCCGTGCTCAAGCTAGAACCCGCATCGTTCACCTCCTTTTTCCAAGGCACCATCCGCCCCAACACCTACGTCGGCGTGGTCGCCGCGTTTTTGTTTTGGGGCGAAGAAGGCTTGGGCCTGATCTCCATCGGCATTTTGGCCGTGGTGCCGCTGGTCAATGTCTTGAGTGTTTTGGTGCTGGTGGTGTGGGGAGAGGGCCACGAAGGCCAACGCACCCTGGGCAAAGCCGTCAACGAGGTGATCCGCAACCCGCTGATCCTGGCGTGTCTCACCGGCCTCGCCATCAACTTGAGCGGCTTTAGCCTGCCCCCAGTGATCGAACCCTTGCTGGACATCCTGGGCCGCGCCGCCCTGCCCATCGCCTTGATGGCCGTCGGCGCCGGCCTGAACTTCCCGCATTTAAAAACCAACGCCAAGATCGCGGGCCTGTCGTCGAGCCTCAAAATCCTCATCCTCCCCGCCATCGCCTGGACCTTGGGCACCCAATTCGCCCTACCCGACCAAGCCTTCCAAGTGGTGATCCTCTACGCCACCATGCCCGTCTCAGCCTCGGCCTACGTGCTGTCCAGAGAACTCGGCGGAGACAACCCGCTGATGGCCGGGATTATCACGGCGAGTACGCTGGCGGCGATGGTGACCATGCCGGTGTGGATTACGTTGGCGCGTTAG
- the ruvX gene encoding Holliday junction resolvase RuvX gives MPIIDLKDLSPSLKRGEKLMALDLGSKTIGLALSDTLLSVASPLETIKRKKFTPDAERLEHLISEHEVGALVLGLPLEMDGTEGARCQSTRDFVRNLLDRPANADLPITFWDERLSTSAVERMLVDDVDMTRKRRGEVIDKLAATYILQGALDAIAFQNRS, from the coding sequence ATGCCTATCATTGATCTCAAAGACTTAAGCCCCAGCCTCAAACGCGGCGAAAAACTCATGGCCTTGGATTTGGGCTCCAAGACCATCGGCTTGGCCCTGTCCGACACCTTGTTGTCGGTGGCGAGCCCCCTGGAAACCATCAAACGCAAAAAATTCACGCCCGATGCAGAGCGCCTAGAACACCTGATCAGCGAACACGAAGTCGGCGCATTGGTCTTAGGCCTGCCTCTGGAAATGGACGGGACGGAGGGCGCGCGCTGCCAATCCACCCGCGATTTTGTGCGCAATCTGTTGGACCGTCCCGCCAATGCGGACCTGCCCATCACCTTTTGGGATGAGCGCCTGTCCACATCCGCCGTGGAGCGCATGTTGGTGGACGATGTAGACATGACGAGGAAACGCCGCGGTGAAGTCATCGACAAGCTCGCCGCCACCTACATCTTGCAAGGGGCGCTCGACGCCATTGCGTTTCAGAACAGGTCATAG
- a CDS encoding GNAT family N-acetyltransferase: protein MTIHTMDLWLAPTSQTRIIAAMIHIREATAQDWPGIWDIFSAVVKRGDTYAYAPDTSEEDAKQIWMAAPKATYVAVDGDDVVGTYYIKTNQVGQGSHVCNAGFMVHEDQRGRGLGRSLGVHALDQARALGYRAMQFNFVVARNTSAIKLWESLGFETIGRLPQAFKGRDGFQDVLVMYQVLGEAS from the coding sequence ATGACCATTCATACCATGGACTTGTGGCTTGCTCCAACGTCTCAAACGCGCATAATCGCGGCCATGATTCACATCCGTGAAGCCACCGCCCAGGATTGGCCGGGCATTTGGGACATTTTCAGCGCCGTCGTGAAACGCGGCGACACCTATGCCTATGCCCCCGACACGTCCGAAGAAGACGCCAAACAGATTTGGATGGCAGCACCCAAAGCGACCTATGTGGCCGTGGACGGTGACGACGTGGTGGGCACGTACTACATCAAAACCAATCAAGTGGGCCAAGGCAGCCATGTGTGCAACGCAGGCTTCATGGTGCACGAAGACCAGCGGGGCCGAGGCTTGGGCCGGAGCTTGGGCGTGCATGCCTTGGACCAGGCGCGCGCGCTGGGCTACCGCGCCATGCAGTTCAATTTTGTGGTGGCGCGTAACACCAGCGCCATTAAACTGTGGGAAAGTTTAGGCTTTGAAACCATTGGCCGCTTGCCCCAGGCCTTCAAGGGCCGGGACGGGTTTCAAGACGTTTTGGTGATGTATCAAGTGTTGGGTGAGGCTTCGTGA
- a CDS encoding SH3 domain-containing protein: MNKFVSSIAVVLLFSPLSAWAQLDMTPRTVHEDEAEVDVPDQGHDAVEVMGHELEPLIGVFVATDDVNVRGGPGTNFKRIDGLKGGLRVRAIGNSKDGKWIAVSQDGETLGFVFAKILKPVIDGTLGEQFFGSYMHQTKQGGIACDYRFRFDGKVKVEGDSFSTSDYEVRFRCASQQGARIFYAHMFLTEAPVKSSSGQHLIGLDTRSIGDGMDEYLSSRFLYNPKTGKMKFNGHSLPRFATPPKPQEFQTKNIKDALVQALESCIDSWTSDAWEALLQSDDKSDVAPEGDDVQDEAQGDHLG; encoded by the coding sequence GTGAACAAGTTCGTTTCCTCCATAGCTGTTGTTTTGCTGTTCAGTCCGTTGAGCGCTTGGGCGCAATTGGACATGACCCCGCGCACGGTCCATGAAGACGAGGCCGAAGTCGACGTGCCCGACCAAGGCCACGACGCTGTTGAAGTCATGGGCCATGAGCTCGAACCCTTAATCGGGGTTTTTGTGGCGACCGACGACGTCAATGTGCGGGGCGGACCGGGCACCAATTTCAAACGCATCGACGGGCTCAAAGGCGGCTTGCGCGTGCGTGCCATAGGCAACTCGAAAGATGGGAAATGGATTGCGGTCTCACAAGACGGAGAGACTTTGGGTTTTGTTTTTGCCAAAATCCTCAAGCCTGTGATCGACGGTACGCTGGGCGAGCAGTTTTTTGGTTCATACATGCACCAAACCAAGCAAGGCGGCATTGCGTGCGATTATCGTTTCCGCTTTGACGGCAAAGTGAAGGTCGAAGGCGACAGCTTTTCCACGTCGGACTACGAAGTCCGCTTTCGCTGCGCCAGCCAACAAGGGGCACGGATTTTTTATGCTCACATGTTTTTGACCGAAGCCCCGGTGAAATCAAGCTCGGGCCAACATCTGATTGGGCTGGACACGCGGTCCATCGGCGATGGCATGGATGAATATCTGTCCAGCCGCTTCCTCTACAATCCCAAAACCGGAAAAATGAAGTTCAACGGCCATTCTCTGCCGCGCTTTGCCACCCCACCCAAGCCGCAGGAATTCCAGACCAAAAACATCAAGGACGCGTTGGTGCAGGCCTTGGAATCGTGCATTGACAGTTGGACCAGCGACGCCTGGGAAGCCTTATTGCAAAGCGACGACAAAAGTGACGTCGCACCAGAGGGCGACGATGTCCAAGACGAGGCCCAGGGCGATCATTTGGGCTGA
- a CDS encoding substrate-binding periplasmic protein: MLKPLPLALLGLALLLFDASPSRAEHFRFVSGQIPPFAIGSEDTLHAGIAIDIIQAVFQDMGHTVEIEVYPWPRALKNVQTGQYDGIFPLFKTPEREKFLTYPDQPLVSMGLAFFTQKNSSLQDITLDDAFDYSIVKVRRASMGEKFATAAKGFEENITEVNNTQTALKMLTRGRVDLFSSVTDIAMFNAKELGMDSQIKSAGPIFDTLLAYLAFSKSSGKSINLNAFNWTMIKLKQNGTLHDIYAKYLSEDSLKIQPK; encoded by the coding sequence GTGTTAAAACCATTGCCACTCGCCCTTTTGGGCCTTGCCCTGCTTCTTTTTGACGCATCCCCCTCCCGCGCAGAGCACTTCCGCTTTGTCTCCGGCCAAATTCCACCCTTTGCCATTGGCTCAGAAGACACCTTGCATGCTGGCATCGCCATCGACATCATCCAAGCCGTCTTCCAAGACATGGGCCATACGGTCGAAATCGAAGTCTATCCTTGGCCGCGAGCGCTGAAAAACGTGCAAACGGGCCAATACGATGGAATATTTCCGCTGTTTAAAACGCCTGAACGCGAAAAATTCCTCACCTACCCCGACCAGCCGTTGGTCAGCATGGGGTTAGCGTTTTTCACCCAAAAGAATTCATCATTGCAAGACATCACCCTGGACGACGCGTTTGATTACTCCATCGTCAAAGTGCGTCGGGCATCCATGGGAGAAAAGTTCGCTACGGCTGCCAAAGGGTTCGAAGAGAACATCACAGAAGTCAACAACACGCAGACAGCCTTAAAAATGTTGACCCGTGGACGGGTGGATTTGTTTTCCAGCGTCACCGACATCGCCATGTTCAACGCCAAGGAGTTGGGGATGGACAGCCAGATCAAAAGTGCAGGCCCCATCTTCGACACACTGCTGGCTTATCTGGCGTTCAGCAAATCCAGCGGCAAATCCATCAACCTCAATGCGTTCAACTGGACCATGATCAAGCTGAAGCAAAACGGCACGTTGCATGACATCTATGCGAAGTATCTGAGCGAGGACAGCCTCAAAATTCAGCCCAAATGA
- the gatC gene encoding Asp-tRNA(Asn)/Glu-tRNA(Gln) amidotransferase subunit GatC codes for MSLDKDTVKQIAYLARMRVADEKLEPLAGELSSILDWIEQLQELDTDGVEPMASVSDVTLPQRKDAVTDGNCQSAVLQNAPDPEDGFYTVPKVVE; via the coding sequence ATGTCCCTCGATAAGGACACCGTCAAACAAATCGCTTATCTGGCCCGCATGCGCGTGGCTGATGAAAAGCTTGAGCCGCTGGCCGGCGAACTGTCTTCAATTTTGGATTGGATCGAACAGCTCCAGGAACTCGACACCGATGGCGTTGAGCCCATGGCGTCTGTTTCCGACGTGACTTTGCCCCAGCGCAAAGACGCTGTGACCGACGGCAATTGCCAGTCGGCTGTGCTGCAAAATGCGCCGGACCCCGAAGACGGGTTCTACACGGTTCCCAAGGTGGTGGAGTAA
- the gatA gene encoding Asp-tRNA(Asn)/Glu-tRNA(Gln) amidotransferase subunit GatA: MTKLTDLNIASARDGLNAGDFSAAELAEAYIQAMEAGRDLNAYITESPEVALERARQSDDRRAKGDNLGAMEGIPIAMKDLFCTEGVLTTAGSHILDGFVPPYESTVSANLRSAGAVMLGKANLDEFAMGSANITSYYGNVKNPWSVNAGKDLVPGGSSGGSAAAVSGGLAMAATGTDTGGSIRQPASFCGIVGLKPTYGRCSRWGVVAFASSLDQAGPMTQTVQDAAIMLGAMAGHDPKDSTSAPIDLPDFEAAITGDVSGLTIGIPKEYKMDGMDAEIVALWDKGVEWLKSKGCTIKDISLPHTKYALATYYIVAPAEASANLARYDGVRYGLRVPGESLDDMYMNTRGEGFGDEVQRRILIGTYALSSGYYDAYYIKAQKVRTLISNDFKAAFADVDAILTPTAPSAAFGIGENQDDPVAMYLNDVFTVPTSLAGLPGISVPAGLSSAGLPLGLQLIGKAFDEGTLLNVASALEDAAAFNFKPGKEG; the protein is encoded by the coding sequence ATGACGAAACTGACCGATTTGAATATTGCCTCGGCGCGCGATGGCCTGAACGCGGGCGATTTTTCCGCAGCCGAGCTGGCTGAAGCCTACATCCAAGCTATGGAAGCGGGCCGCGATCTCAACGCTTACATCACCGAAAGCCCCGAAGTGGCTTTGGAACGCGCCCGCCAGTCCGACGACCGCCGTGCTAAGGGTGATAACTTGGGCGCGATGGAGGGTATCCCCATCGCCATGAAAGATCTGTTCTGCACCGAAGGCGTGTTGACCACCGCAGGCAGCCACATCCTGGACGGTTTTGTGCCGCCTTATGAATCCACCGTGTCGGCCAACCTGCGCAGCGCCGGTGCGGTGATGTTGGGCAAAGCCAACTTAGACGAGTTTGCCATGGGTTCGGCCAACATCACGTCGTATTACGGCAACGTCAAAAACCCGTGGAGCGTCAACGCAGGCAAAGATCTGGTTCCAGGTGGTAGCTCAGGCGGTTCGGCGGCTGCCGTTTCCGGTGGTTTGGCCATGGCGGCTACGGGCACGGATACGGGTGGTTCCATCCGCCAGCCCGCAAGCTTTTGCGGTATTGTGGGTCTGAAGCCCACCTATGGGCGTTGCTCGCGCTGGGGCGTGGTGGCGTTTGCCAGCTCGCTGGATCAAGCAGGTCCGATGACCCAAACGGTTCAAGACGCCGCCATCATGCTGGGTGCTATGGCCGGGCATGACCCCAAAGACAGCACGTCGGCTCCGATCGATTTGCCGGACTTTGAAGCTGCCATCACGGGTGATGTATCCGGTCTGACCATCGGTATTCCTAAAGAATACAAAATGGACGGCATGGATGCGGAAATCGTTGCGCTGTGGGACAAGGGTGTTGAGTGGCTGAAGTCCAAGGGCTGCACCATCAAAGACATCTCGCTGCCCCACACCAAGTATGCCTTGGCGACCTATTACATCGTCGCGCCTGCCGAAGCATCCGCCAACTTGGCGCGCTATGACGGTGTGCGTTACGGCCTGCGCGTTCCGGGTGAAAGCTTGGACGACATGTACATGAATACCCGTGGTGAAGGCTTCGGTGACGAGGTGCAACGCCGCATCTTGATCGGCACGTATGCGCTGAGCTCTGGTTACTACGATGCTTACTACATCAAGGCGCAAAAAGTCCGCACGCTCATCAGCAATGATTTCAAAGCCGCGTTCGCAGACGTGGACGCAATCCTCACCCCGACCGCGCCGTCGGCGGCATTTGGCATCGGCGAAAACCAAGACGATCCGGTGGCCATGTATTTGAACGACGTGTTCACGGTGCCGACGTCCTTGGCGGGCTTGCCCGGCATTTCAGTTCCGGCAGGGCTCAGCTCGGCAGGTTTGCCGCTGGGTTTGCAATTGATTGGCAAAGCGTTTGACGAAGGCACGCTGTTAAACGTGGCCTCCGCGCTTGAGGACGCTGCCGCCTTCAACTTCAAACCAGGGAAGGAGGGCTAA
- the gatB gene encoding Asp-tRNA(Asn)/Glu-tRNA(Gln) amidotransferase subunit GatB, whose translation MGYVIKGETCDWEVVIGLEVHCQVISNAKLFSGAATDFGAEANTQVSLVDAAMPGMLPVINEECVRQAIKTGLGLKAQVNTKSVFARKNYFYADLPQGYQISQADQPIIGAGTIILDMPDGTSRSVGIERLHLEQDAGKSLHDQDPKRSFIDLNRTGVALMEIVSDPDMRSPEEVGAYLRKMRSIVRYLETCDGNMDQGSMRCDVNVSVRPVGSDELRTRAETKNVNSVRFAMQAIEYEAKRQVELYDNGEEVVQETRLFDASTGTTRSMRSKEHAHDYRYFPDPDLLPLVFSDALVEEIRATLPELPDERKDRYINDFGLSPYDAGVLVAEKDTAAYFEAVADGRDPKTAANWVINNIFAVLSDKGIGITECPVTADNLGKLLGLMADDTISSKIAKEVFEIMIETGDDPEKIVEEKGLKQITDTGAIEAAVDEAIANGAKQVEQYKGGNEKILGWFVGQVMKATQGKANPGQVNKLLKEKLDG comes from the coding sequence ATGGGATACGTTATCAAAGGCGAAACGTGTGACTGGGAAGTCGTCATCGGTTTGGAAGTCCACTGCCAAGTGATCTCAAACGCCAAGCTCTTTTCCGGTGCGGCCACCGACTTCGGTGCCGAAGCCAATACGCAAGTGTCCTTGGTGGACGCGGCCATGCCCGGCATGCTGCCTGTCATCAACGAAGAATGTGTGCGCCAAGCCATCAAAACGGGCTTGGGTCTGAAAGCACAGGTCAACACCAAGTCCGTGTTTGCACGCAAAAATTACTTCTACGCCGATTTACCCCAAGGCTATCAAATCTCGCAAGCGGACCAGCCGATCATCGGTGCGGGCACCATCATCTTGGATATGCCCGACGGCACGTCACGCTCGGTCGGGATTGAGCGGTTGCACTTGGAACAAGACGCGGGCAAATCTTTGCACGATCAAGACCCCAAGCGTTCGTTCATCGATTTGAACCGCACGGGCGTGGCCTTGATGGAAATCGTGTCCGACCCGGATATGCGCAGCCCCGAAGAGGTTGGTGCGTATCTGCGCAAAATGCGTTCCATCGTGCGGTATTTGGAAACGTGTGACGGCAACATGGACCAAGGCTCCATGCGCTGTGACGTGAACGTTTCGGTCCGCCCGGTGGGCTCGGACGAACTGCGCACCCGTGCGGAAACCAAAAACGTGAACTCGGTGCGCTTTGCCATGCAAGCCATCGAATATGAAGCCAAGCGCCAAGTCGAACTGTACGACAACGGCGAAGAGGTGGTGCAGGAAACCCGCTTGTTTGACGCCTCTACGGGCACGACGCGTTCCATGCGGTCCAAAGAACATGCGCACGATTATCGCTACTTCCCGGACCCGGACTTGCTGCCTTTGGTGTTTAGCGACGCCTTGGTGGAAGAAATCAGAGCCACGCTGCCGGAACTTCCGGATGAACGCAAAGACCGCTACATCAATGACTTCGGTCTGTCGCCCTATGATGCGGGTGTGTTGGTCGCGGAAAAAGACACGGCGGCGTATTTCGAAGCCGTGGCAGATGGCCGCGATCCGAAAACGGCGGCTAACTGGGTGATCAACAACATCTTTGCCGTGCTGTCGGACAAGGGTATCGGCATCACCGAATGCCCGGTGACGGCGGACAACCTCGGCAAGCTGTTGGGCTTGATGGCGGACGACACCATTTCGTCTAAGATCGCCAAAGAAGTGTTCGAGATCATGATCGAAACCGGAGATGATCCCGAAAAGATCGTCGAAGAAAAAGGTCTCAAGCAAATCACCGACACAGGTGCCATCGAAGCGGCGGTCGACGAAGCCATTGCCAACGGTGCTAAACAGGTTGAGCAATACAAAGGCGGCAACGAAAAAATCCTCGGCTGGTTCGTCGGCCAAGTGATGAAAGCCACCCAAGGCAAAGCCAACCCCGGCCAGGTGAACAAGTTGCTGAAGGAAAAGTTGGACGGCTAA
- a CDS encoding Fic family protein, which yields MKRTDLTAELRVPYTPKRGYGVMHVEEAGYENMWFVVPPAPPNDIPPNMPRGVIARANDVISRRPHWKDASQRDQLAALLLAKREALSSSRMEGTWSTIDHVLTPSEAYDDDEGRSDNLAVRGYATALYQALGIVEEYGAKSVNVDLVCLIHEMFMSKDPSFLHRAGELRAPDLAGSVVQIGGGGRKEDAIYNPAPPEHVQRCIKDVMAWMRDDVILEMGDAGMGMALPVRMAVGHAHFEAVHPFPNGNGRVGRMLWPLQMMLYGRLPLYLSGYVEAHREAYNSALQSAQKQLDYHDIVKFVCEAILGSYDEEMWTKRAIGVLPERWHERRKFREGSAAERALEVLTHTPIITMTGLQQQLNVSAPAAAKALKQLVEAEIIRERTGYKRNRVFAAEEVIQILGRPFGERPERSLEQMKT from the coding sequence ATGAAACGCACGGACCTCACAGCTGAACTGCGTGTGCCCTATACCCCCAAAAGGGGCTATGGGGTCATGCATGTTGAGGAGGCGGGCTATGAAAACATGTGGTTCGTGGTTCCCCCCGCACCGCCGAACGACATTCCGCCCAATATGCCGCGCGGCGTGATCGCCCGGGCGAACGACGTGATCAGTCGACGTCCCCATTGGAAAGACGCATCCCAGCGTGACCAATTGGCAGCGCTGTTGCTGGCGAAGCGCGAAGCGTTGTCGTCGTCTCGCATGGAAGGTACCTGGTCCACGATCGACCATGTCCTGACCCCGAGCGAAGCGTATGACGACGACGAAGGCCGGTCGGACAATCTGGCTGTTCGCGGATATGCGACGGCATTGTATCAAGCCTTGGGCATCGTTGAGGAGTACGGTGCAAAATCCGTGAATGTTGATTTGGTGTGCTTGATCCATGAAATGTTCATGTCCAAAGATCCCAGCTTTTTGCACCGCGCGGGCGAGCTGAGAGCGCCTGACCTAGCCGGGAGTGTGGTTCAAATTGGGGGAGGTGGGCGTAAAGAAGATGCGATCTACAACCCAGCCCCTCCCGAACATGTCCAACGTTGTATAAAAGACGTCATGGCGTGGATGCGTGATGATGTTATCTTGGAAATGGGTGATGCCGGAATGGGTATGGCGTTGCCCGTGCGTATGGCGGTCGGGCATGCACATTTTGAAGCCGTTCACCCTTTTCCCAATGGTAATGGACGTGTTGGGCGGATGTTATGGCCCTTGCAAATGATGCTCTATGGGCGGCTTCCGCTTTATCTTTCCGGCTATGTGGAGGCCCATCGGGAGGCCTACAATTCAGCTTTGCAAAGTGCTCAAAAACAGCTCGACTACCACGACATTGTGAAATTCGTCTGCGAAGCCATTTTGGGCTCGTATGACGAAGAAATGTGGACCAAACGCGCTATTGGCGTATTACCTGAACGGTGGCATGAAAGACGGAAGTTCCGTGAGGGCTCGGCGGCTGAGCGCGCCCTTGAGGTCTTAACGCACACGCCCATCATCACCATGACGGGGCTGCAACAGCAACTGAACGTCAGCGCACCTGCTGCGGCTAAAGCATTGAAACAGTTGGTCGAGGCCGAAATTATTCGAGAAAGAACAGGCTATAAGCGCAATAGAGTCTTTGCCGCTGAAGAGGTGATCCAAATTCTTGGCCGCCCGTTTGGCGAACGCCCTGAGCGATCTTTAGAGCAGATGAAAACATAG
- a CDS encoding sensor histidine kinase → MSDHTDAKDALKAAETALKEAIARQAQLEMLHSQSIAEIVHDLKNPLTAMLGYLAMLKNEVSGPIEPPQYKGFVETLDRSAHRLLDVCNSLLGEHAGFSGPAKRPKTVQITDLVDEIHDMFAAKAKERGISLSSEVADDFPTLVGDPQDMYRALMNLVSNAIKFTPEGGNVAINTEVDPKDNTFVMVVRDSGVGMTRDQVEKIKSGTVSTVSPHGDIGTGQGLGIVNSMVESLGGKLDIISTENRGTKIKMEFPNTLSRR, encoded by the coding sequence ATGTCTGATCATACCGATGCGAAGGACGCTCTGAAAGCTGCGGAAACGGCTCTTAAGGAGGCGATTGCGCGTCAAGCACAGCTGGAAATGCTGCATTCTCAAAGCATTGCAGAGATCGTGCACGATCTCAAAAACCCCCTCACAGCGATGCTGGGGTACTTGGCCATGCTGAAAAATGAAGTCAGCGGTCCAATCGAACCGCCACAGTACAAAGGGTTTGTCGAAACGCTGGACCGCTCCGCACATAGGCTATTGGACGTGTGCAATTCGCTTTTGGGCGAACACGCCGGGTTTAGCGGCCCTGCCAAACGCCCCAAAACCGTTCAAATCACTGACTTAGTCGATGAAATCCATGACATGTTCGCTGCCAAAGCCAAAGAGCGTGGAATCAGCTTGTCGTCTGAGGTTGCCGACGATTTCCCAACCCTGGTCGGTGATCCGCAAGATATGTACCGCGCACTGATGAACTTGGTATCCAATGCCATCAAGTTCACCCCCGAAGGCGGAAATGTTGCCATCAACACCGAGGTCGACCCCAAGGACAACACGTTTGTCATGGTTGTGCGCGATTCCGGGGTCGGCATGACCCGCGATCAAGTCGAAAAGATCAAAAGCGGCACCGTCTCGACCGTTTCGCCCCACGGCGATATCGGCACGGGCCAGGGGCTTGGCATTGTCAATTCCATGGTGGAAAGTTTAGGTGGTAAGCTTGACATCATCAGCACCGAAAACCGGGGGACCAAAATCAAAATGGAATTCCCCAACACACTTTCTCGCAGATAA